A region of the Rhodospirillaceae bacterium genome:
CAATTCTTGTTCCCGGGAATGGCCCTGAAGATAAAGTGCCGCACCCAGCGAAAGAACGTTCCCCGCCCCGGCAGGCGCACCATAAAGACTGCCAAGAATTCCGACCACGTTCAGGCCCAGATTGGTCGCGATGGCCTTGCTGTAGCGCTGCGCCGTATGACGGGCGGTGACGTGGCCAATTTCATGGGCCAATACGCCAGCCATTTCTGCTTCATTCTCAACCAAGGACAGAAGCCCTCGGGTGACGTAGATATACCCCCCCGGCAGAGCGAAGGCATTCACCCCGGTGTCATTCAAGATCGTGATGGTATAGGTCAGGTTTGGCAGTTCGGCGACTTGGGTCAGTCGAAATGAGACTTCGCTAACATAGCGGCCCAATTTGAATTCGTCATACACACCGCCGTGTTGTTTTAGAATTTTTGGGTGCTCTTCCTTACCAACGCGGACTTCGTCTTCCGGCGTCATGAAGGCGGTAAAATCTTGCTTTCCGGTCGCCGGATTCTGCGTGCAACCTGAAAGGATTGGCAATGCGATAAGGATCAAAAGAACAAAATATCGTTTCATCATAATCTCAGTTTATCCTGATTGATTGTTAACCGGAAGTGTTTCATTTAACGATTTCCACCTGTTCAGGGTGGCTGGCTTGGATCATCGGGCCATTTCTTTTGCGGAGCCAGCCGCGCACTCGAATGCTCTGGTCCTTAAAGGCCATGGGGTCCATGCCAGCTTTTTTGAAAAGCCGGAATACTTTTGAAGAAAGGGTCACGGTAAAGTCCGTGCGCCAATTATCGCCGAAATTAAGGTAGACCCGGCTCTTAACCTTGGCCACATCCAGCACTTGGCCTTCTATCACCTGAAATGTGCCGATGTGTGGGTGAAGATTTTTGACCTTACGGACGGCGTAAAACGGATGGTCCCAAATACCCTGCCTTTTCGTGCGCGCCGCCCTTTCCAGCGCCAACATCTTAGCAACTTCGGCACGGTTGTCTGGAAAGCTGTAGACCCGGGCCATGCCCCGGCGCAACATCTCGCCTTGAACCCAGCCGCCATCGTTCAGGAACAAATGGGCTAAGATTCTGCCATGTCGGTCGCTCCGTCTGCCGCCAAACTTCAACGTAATCGCCTGCCCCAGAACAAGGCTTTCGAGCGTGGACTTGGAGTCTTCGCCTAAGGGCCAGGCCTTAAAACCCCGCCTTCCAAGGGGAAGCTTTGGGGCCTGCAGTCCAACCAGCCGAATTTGTGTCATGCCTTCGATAGAGTCACGCAAAACCACCGTGTCGCCATCCACAACAGAGCTTACAAAGGCGCGTTCGCCTCCAACGAGACGTGGCTCGCTCGCTTGGACCGGAAACGCCCAGGCCAAAATCAGGAAGAGTAATGGCAGCCGACACATCATAGGTGAAAGGATGAGGGCTCACCGTCAATGCGTCCAGAAACTTTTATTTAAATCGGCAACGTTTTACCGGGAGTTTGCATCGCAAGTTCGTATAATGCGTCCTAGCCAGACCCAAAAAGGACGCGACGACTTATGGACGCCACCACCGATAAAATGGATTTGTTTCCGCAGATAGAGCCCTTCGAGCATGGCACTTTAGACCTGGATGGGCTGCATCAAATGTATTGGGAACAATCCGGCAATCCAGACGGCGTGCCGGTAATTTTTCTACATGGTGGCCCCGGTGCAGGCGCGAGCCCGACACACCGACGGTTCTTTGATCCGGGTCATTATCGAATTGTTATCTTCGATCAACGGGGGGCTGGGCGTTCTAAACCCTATGCAGAGGTTCAAAACAACACCACGGCCCATCTGGTTGACGACATTGAGCACTTACGACGGCATTTGGGCATAGATGAATGGCTCATATTTGGTGGATCGTGGGGCGTCACGCTCGCCTTATCGTACGGCATTGCCCACCCGGAACGATGCCTGGGGTTTATCCTGCGCGGGGTATTCTTGGGCATGAATTCTGAATTGGATTGGTTCCTCAATGGTATTGCGACCGTATTTCCAGAGGCCCGGCGAAATTTTGTTGAATTCCTTTCCGAAGATGAACGGGGGAACTTGGTCGAATCCTATTACCGCCGCTTGACCGACGATGACCCCAATGTCCACCGGGCAGCGGCAGCCGCATGGTGCAGATATGAAAGCGCGTGTTCCACATTACTTCCGGGGCCGCAATCGAGTGGCAACGGGGGAAGTGGCCTTGGTCTGGTTGCCCTGGCAAGAATCGAAGCTCATTACTTCAAACATGAAATGTTTCTTGAAGATCGCGAGTTGCTCAACAAAATTTCAATATTGCGCGATCATCCGGCAACCATTGTCCAAGGCCGCTATGATATGGTTTGTCCGATCACGACCGCAGACATGTTGGCTCGATCCTGGCCCGGCGTAGAATTTATCGTCGTTCCTGACGCGGGTCATTCAGCGCTGGAGCCCGGCATTCGGTCCGCCCTGATCAAGGCAAGCGAGCGCTTTAAGGCGCTCACTCTCTAATACGATTTAAGATTAAGAGTATTGAAACCTTCCTGAGGTTACGTAAGATGCGTGATTCCTTGGGGATTACTAAAAACGGAAACGGTTTCGTGGCCTTTAGAACAAAGCGATTATTGACGATTCTCTTTGTGTTTTCTCTGCTGATTGGAGCGGGCAGCACCCTCGGCAGCAAGATGGCGCGTGCGGATGATCCGGATTTCCTGTCTGTTGGTGCGGGCTGGTTTGACTGGAATCGAGAAAAAGATGTCGGCGGTGAATTCCGCCTGGAATACAGATCCGATCATAAATGGTGGATTTTTAAACCGTTCCTGATGGCTGCCGCAACCAACCACAAAATGTCGTTCCTTGGCATGGGTGTGCTAGTCGATATTCATCTAGGACGGCGTTTGGTTTTGACCCCTAGTTTTGCGCCAACATGGTGGCGCGGCGAAACCGAAGGGTTGGATTTAGGCTACCCACTCGAATTCCGCTCGCAAATGGAACTGGCGTACCGGTTTAATGACCGGTCCCGTTTAGGTGTGGCAATTTCCCACTACTCCAACGCCAGCATCGGCGATACCAACCCGGGCACGGAAACCCTATCGGTATATTATTCGATTCCCCTAAACGTCTTATTCCCGCCTGATTGATTTCTCTTCATTGATTCCCCTTCATAGATCCCGGCAAGTCCCAGCGTTGATCAAGCCTAGGTCTGTGCTATAGAACACTCATAAAGGTCCCGTAGCTCAGTCGGATAGAGCACCAGATTCCTAATCTGGGGGTCACAGGTTCGAATCCTGTCGGGATCACCATTCGTTGTTTATTATTAGATACTTACATAGATTTCTCGTAAGTCTTTTTCTTTGATATTGAGTTATGAAGACCTATGAAGTAGTCTATGGTCTGTTATGAAAAAGAAAACTCCAAACACCCAAACGCACAAAAAGACCATACGTCGGGGTCTCTCAATCTACAAAATCGTCGCATCACCTTATTGGATCGCGCGGATTTGGAACGCTTCGCAAAAAAAATATGTGTATCGCTCAACCAAAGAAACCTCCCGTTTAGTCGCCGAGGAGGTTGCGGAAGAAATCTTACACGACCTTAAAGAAAAGAAGATTGTCGCCAGTATTCCTAATCAAAGATCATTTAGGAATTTTGCTGAAAAGTTAATGAGGGATCAGGAGCGACTTGCTGGCAAAGATAGGCACCCATTATTTGCGAAAGAAGACGCCTATGTTTTGAACGGCAAAGATACTGGTGTTCTCAAATATTTTGGTCACAGAGATATTGGTTCAATAAAAACATCCGATATCAGGGAATACCTAAATTGGGTTGATGATAAGAGCGAAAAGTCACTTTCGGCGTCTACAAGAAGCAAACGGGTAATTGTAATTAGAAAGGTTTTGAAATTAGCCATCGAAAGTGGCGCAATTGATGGATTGCCAGAAATGCCGCCAGTCCGCCGCGTCGATAATCCGCGTCCGTCATTTACAGAAAAAGAATATAAGCATTTACTCAAAATTACCCGTGAGGTCGTAAAGGAGGGTGTAAAAGTTAGAGGAATACCCATCACACTTGAAATGTATTATTTTATCGTTTTTATGACCCATTCATTTCTACGACCGACTGAAAGCGAAGTATTTGCCCTACGACACCGAGATATCACAGAAGAACAGAACCCCCGAAGATTGGTAATAGAAGTTCAAGGTAAAACTGGATATAGACCTGCTATTACGACTCGATACGCGCCCGTTTTCTACAAGCATATCCAGAAAAATATTCATCCAGATTATAACCCCGATGATTATGTTTTCTTTCCAAAATACAAGAATAGAAGCACCGCCAAACGATTGGTAAATCGGCAATTCAATTATCTACTGGAACAGGCAAAATTGAAGAAAACCAATGACGGTCGCAACAGAACGCCATATGCGTTACGACATTACGCGCTTCAAATCAGGTTTCTAAAATCAAAGGGCAAACTAAATATACTGCTATTAGCGAAAACAGCAGGAACTTCTGTGGATCAATTGGAACGATTTTATCTCAAATACCTACCTATGACGGACGATCAGGTTTTAGCACTTCAAATTGAGGGATAATAATAGATCGCCAAAATACCACTATCTAGCAGTTATGTTCCATCAGACCACTGGAACCACGCCTCCAAAGCATCCATATCGCCGCTGACGCACGGAAACCATATTTGTAAGGGTTGCTACTCTCAAATAATCGAAAGGCGCTTTCTCTTTGTTTCATATATGAAACTGTTTGAATTCACTCAGAATGTAAACTCACCATTCGCCACGTTCTTTATGACACTCAGAAATCCTTCTTGATCGTTTTTGGACCAACAGACTTACTAAAGTTAGACGATAGGTTAAGTTTATTCAGTTTGCATAGATTGAGTGCGCTTTGCGTAAATTGAGCACCCATAATTGCGCCCAATTTTATTACCTGTTGCGTTCCATCGTCCCAAGCACGATCCGTATTCGCTCCGTCATTTTTATACCTCTTTTCTAATGCTTTTATGTGCTTTTTTGCCTGTTTCAATTCATTCGCATGAATATATTGTAATTGATACCCTTTCCTCGCCTCATGACATTTTTTCACCCAAGAATATGACCGATATAGTTCTGTTAATTTGTCGGTCGCTTTATTCATTTTAGTTACCTTGGTTAGAAGTCCTTTGCTACGCCACTTTTGAGCTTCACTATCGCTTTGAGCGACTCCTAGTCCGTTCTTGTACATCGTTGCAAGATTATCCGCCGCAACCCTGTGACCTCGTTCAGCTGCCTTACGAAACCAAATTGCTGCTTCCTTGTGATCCTTTTGAACGCCATAACCTAAACGATAATTCTGTCCGAGAGCGAACTGCGCCTGTACGTTTCCATTTTCTGCCGCCTTACGAAACCATTTGTTCGCTTCCTTAGGATCTTTAGTAACGCCCTTACCTTCTTCGTACAATTTACCAAGGAACTGTTGACCTGAGCCATTGCCTAGATCTGCTGCTTTGCGAAGCCATTTTGCCGTTTTTTTTAATTTTTAGTAACTCCATTACCACCCCAAAAATAATACAGTCCTATAGTACGGGAACAAATGGAAAGTATAGAACTACATTTTTTGGAATGTTCTATTGCTTTCGTCCAGTCTTTCTTACCTGTTAGTCCATTATGAAACACGGCTGTCAATTCCCAATGAACCACTTTAAATCCAAGCTTTGCCGAACTCTCAAACCACTTCAAAGCCTTTTCAAAATTTTTTTCTGTTCCTAATCCCGCTTTGTACATCATGCCTAAAACAAATTGAGAAGTCGCATTTCCACCTTCGGCGAGTTTCTTAACTTTTGGAAACGCCTTTTTAGAAATTTGCTGCGCCATATTTTCATCTTTCGTTACGCCACGACCTGTTTGATACAGTCTTGCCAAAAACACAGTAGAATTAGGATTAGTCCCAGAGTCTAATTCGAAAATACTAAATGCTTTGCGCCAGGGAATTGGAGCCCAATTTGCGTACAGTTTCAGCCCCTTCATAAACTGTTCCTGTGAACTTGAAGCGCCGAGAGAGGATTGCGCGTTGAACACAAAAATAGAAAATACCAGTGCGACGACGAACCAAGATTTTGATGATTTGATTGCGTTACTCATAGCGTCCAATACCCCTTTAAAAAATCAACCTCTAATTCA
Encoded here:
- a CDS encoding thermonuclease family protein, yielding MMCRLPLLFLILAWAFPVQASEPRLVGGERAFVSSVVDGDTVVLRDSIEGMTQIRLVGLQAPKLPLGRRGFKAWPLGEDSKSTLESLVLGQAITLKFGGRRSDRHGRILAHLFLNDGGWVQGEMLRRGMARVYSFPDNRAEVAKMLALERAARTKRQGIWDHPFYAVRKVKNLHPHIGTFQVIEGQVLDVAKVKSRVYLNFGDNWRTDFTVTLSSKVFRLFKKAGMDPMAFKDQSIRVRGWLRKRNGPMIQASHPEQVEIVK
- the pip gene encoding prolyl aminopeptidase; the protein is MDLFPQIEPFEHGTLDLDGLHQMYWEQSGNPDGVPVIFLHGGPGAGASPTHRRFFDPGHYRIVIFDQRGAGRSKPYAEVQNNTTAHLVDDIEHLRRHLGIDEWLIFGGSWGVTLALSYGIAHPERCLGFILRGVFLGMNSELDWFLNGIATVFPEARRNFVEFLSEDERGNLVESYYRRLTDDDPNVHRAAAAAWCRYESACSTLLPGPQSSGNGGSGLGLVALARIEAHYFKHEMFLEDRELLNKISILRDHPATIVQGRYDMVCPITTADMLARSWPGVEFIVVPDAGHSALEPGIRSALIKASERFKALTL
- a CDS encoding acyloxyacyl hydrolase: MAFRTKRLLTILFVFSLLIGAGSTLGSKMARADDPDFLSVGAGWFDWNREKDVGGEFRLEYRSDHKWWIFKPFLMAAATNHKMSFLGMGVLVDIHLGRRLVLTPSFAPTWWRGETEGLDLGYPLEFRSQMELAYRFNDRSRLGVAISHYSNASIGDTNPGTETLSVYYSIPLNVLFPPD
- a CDS encoding site-specific integrase, coding for MKKKTPNTQTHKKTIRRGLSIYKIVASPYWIARIWNASQKKYVYRSTKETSRLVAEEVAEEILHDLKEKKIVASIPNQRSFRNFAEKLMRDQERLAGKDRHPLFAKEDAYVLNGKDTGVLKYFGHRDIGSIKTSDIREYLNWVDDKSEKSLSASTRSKRVIVIRKVLKLAIESGAIDGLPEMPPVRRVDNPRPSFTEKEYKHLLKITREVVKEGVKVRGIPITLEMYYFIVFMTHSFLRPTESEVFALRHRDITEEQNPRRLVIEVQGKTGYRPAITTRYAPVFYKHIQKNIHPDYNPDDYVFFPKYKNRSTAKRLVNRQFNYLLEQAKLKKTNDGRNRTPYALRHYALQIRFLKSKGKLNILLLAKTAGTSVDQLERFYLKYLPMTDDQVLALQIEG
- a CDS encoding sel1 repeat family protein, yielding MYEEGKGVTKDPKEANKWFRKAAENGNVQAQFALGQNYRLGYGVQKDHKEAAIWFRKAAERGHRVAADNLATMYKNGLGVAQSDSEAQKWRSKGLLTKVTKMNKATDKLTELYRSYSWVKKCHEARKGYQLQYIHANELKQAKKHIKALEKRYKNDGANTDRAWDDGTQQVIKLGAIMGAQFTQSALNLCKLNKLNLSSNFSKSVGPKTIKKDF
- a CDS encoding sel1 repeat family protein: MSNAIKSSKSWFVVALVFSIFVFNAQSSLGASSSQEQFMKGLKLYANWAPIPWRKAFSIFELDSGTNPNSTVFLARLYQTGRGVTKDENMAQQISKKAFPKVKKLAEGGNATSQFVLGMMYKAGLGTEKNFEKALKWFESSAKLGFKVVHWELTAVFHNGLTGKKDWTKAIEHSKKCSSILSICSRTIGLYYFWGGNGVTKN